The Anoxybacillus amylolyticus DNA segment GATACGTCCGACTTCGCAAAGAGCTCCAACAACGCAACACGAAATCCGCTAAACGCAAGCTAAAGAAAATCGCTGGACAAGAAAACCGTTTCATGACCAATGTCAATCATTGTGTCAGCAAGGCACTTGTTCAGTTTGCAGGAAAGCATAGCTTGCTTGTCCTAGAGGATTTGACAGACATCAACGATACGGTGTGCGTTCGCAAAAAAGACCGATACGTGCGATTCACATGGGCGTTCGCTCAACTCCGCTCGTTCATTGAATACAAAGCACGACTACACGACAGCCACGTCCTTGCCGTTCCTCCTGCTTACACGAGCCAGCAATGCCCAACATGTGGGTTTACACATAAAAACAACCGCAAAAAACAGATCCATACGTTTATATGTGGGGCATGTGGCTATACATCCAACGATGATCGAGTAGGGGCGTTAAACTTACGCCAAAAGGGAATCGAGTACCATCATGGCGTGACCGCCCAAGCATGACTTGTGTGGTCGGGGTGCCGTCAACCACCCTCATGCAACCCCACGCGAAGGAAGGAGATTGATGCCCGCTTGCACTTCTGGGGAGTTGCAAGCCCTCACTTCAAGCGTTAGCTAAGTGGGGGTAGTTGACAAAAAAGTAGTAGTTTTTTCTCGAAACTTATATACAATGCGGGCAGCAACGCTCGCAGAAAAGTGCCATGTGCAAAGTTTTTTAACGGTTTCTGCCATCGGAGTCGATCCGCATTCACCGTTTTTCTATAACCGCGTTAAAGGAGAAACAGAAGAAGCGTTGCAGCGATTAGCAATCCCATCGCTTCGTATTTTTCGCCCATCGCTATTGCTTGGCAAGCGGTAAGAATTTCGCCTTGCGGAAAAAACAGCGGAATTCGTGCTCGGACGCCTGCCGTTTTTATTTATCGGCAAATGGCGCAAATATAAGCCGGTTGAAGCAAAACAAGTCGCGCGTGCCATGATTCATGTGGCGACCGCTTGCCGAAAAGGAATTTATATTTATGAATCAGACGAGGTTGAAGCGCTTGTATAAAAACCGACCGCGGCCGCGGTCGGTTTTTACTTAATAATTTTATAATTTTTATGGTTAACGACCGTTCGTTCTTGCAAATCTAACTCCTTGTAGTTTTCCATATATGTTAAATCTACGATGACGGAGTTTTCGTTCACTTTCTCCACAACACCACGCAATCCGTTTTTAAACTCAATAATGTTGCCCACTTCTGCTTTTTCCATTTTTACTCTCCTTTACATCGTATTTGTTATAGTTTGCCTCATTTTGCTGGGAAAGTAAAGCCTCTTTTTTCCTATGTTTATAAAAAAAGCGGATACATATGTGTTGAAAAATAATGGGGAATTGCTAATTTCCGTACAAACGGTGCTAAAAATAAGGTGCTTTTCACACGCATATTGCTTATTTTTCCTCGATTGATTGTCCGTTTTCCTCATTCGTGCATTCGACGAAAAACGAAAGATTTTTTATTGTAATATTACCGCGGAATATACGAAAGCGCGCTTTCAGAAAGGGTTTAGACGTGAAGTTTGAACAAGTAGTGGAAGCGTACAAACCGATGATTGTAAGTATAATGAAAAAGTTACATCTAACGAACGAATGGGATGAATACTACCAAATTGGGCTCATTGCGTTATGGGAAGCTTCGCAGCAATTCGATCCGGAAAAGGGGAGTTTTTCTTCATTTGCGTATAAAAAAATGTACTGGGCGATGGTGTCACACCTACGAAAACAATTACGGACAAAGGAATGTGCGCTGACAGATGAGATGATGCATATGCTTCCAGCGATGATGCCGAATGAAGATCGGATAGTGGTGGAAGACATGCTAAATGAATTAACCGAACGGCAACGGAAATGGGTAGTTGGCTATGTAATCGAACAGAAATCGCTCAAAACAATTGCCGAAGAAGAAGGTGTTCCGATTGGAACGATAAAACAGTGGCGCATTTCGGCGTTAAAAAAGCTGCGAAACAGCTACGCTAGCCCCTCCGAACGCCTCGGAGGAAACTAGCTGCGCGGTTCTTTTAAATAATGATAAAGAACGTGTCCACCGTGCTGGGCGATACCGCGAAAATACTTAAAATCATCTCGTTTCACAAGCACCGAGCGAAATACGAGAAAATCCTCTTTTCTCACAAACAGCTCAACAATCTTTCCATGACGTAAATCGTCTAACAGTTTAGCTGCCATTGATTCATCCATCTTGCTCACCTCAACGATGCCTTTTACCTTTATTGTACCGAAATTACTATCTAGGATAAACACCCATTTTCCGTGCGGGCAAACACCCTTTGCTTGTTTATTCATACAATATGGTGGGTATGTTTCACACATACTTAACAACGAAAGGAAAGGGAGAGAAAGATGAATCAATGGAATCCATATATGAACCAACCGTATAATGAGGGATATGATGTTGACGAGATGATGCGCCACCATGACAACAATGCACCGGCGTTGCCGATGATGCCAACGGCGCAAATGCCAACTACCCATTCCCATAGTTCTCCTTGTGGCTGTCATTCGATGCCGATGTGGGGTTCCCCATCAATGATGGGTGGAATGTATCCGATGGGGGAGATGGGGATGATGCCTTCAAGTACAGGAATGCCAATGATGCCAGGCTCCATGGGGTATCCTTATCCAATGCCGAGTACGCCGATGCAAATGCCTACAGGACAGATGGCTCCATACGGACCAGGCTACTACGGAATGCCGTCATTCCCATATGGATATTACCAAAATCGTTAAAAACGAAACCTGCGGCTTTATAGCCGCAGGTCTTATTTATTCATTGATTCGATAATCCCTTGGATTACACTAATGTCGTTGGTGATGAGAAAGACCGGAAGCAATATGAGAACGACGATCACCGTTACGTAAGATGTAATCGTGTTTTTAAAAATTTTACCAATTCCCATTTTTATCACTTCCTTTTCCTTTTTTTTATTGTCACATTTTTGTCACAATTAGTCAATATTTTTTAAAATTCTTTCTATTTAGATAAGGAAAATTTTTCGTTTGAACGTTTTGTAAAATTTTGATAAAATAAAACCACAATTTTGTAGCTATTGAAGAGGTGGAAAGGTGAAAATAAGGAAGGCGAACGTGTTAGACGAGCGGAAAACAACAAATGTATATATTTACGAAAATAAAAAAGAAGAATATATCGTGATTGCTGTTCCGGACTTAGAGTGGTCGTACACTGTCTGCTATGAAGAAGAAACGGAAGCATTGCGGACGAAATTATTGACATCGCTTCGGAAGATAATAACGGAAGAGCAGGCAACGCCATTTGTGGACAAGTTGTTATATTGGGTCCGTGAAATGTAATACGTATGCCGCAGAATAAGGCGGTGGAGCACAAAAGCTTCGCCGCTTTTCAATTATCGAGTTAATGTTAGGAGTTCGATGGAAAGGTGTTCAAAAAGCAGAAAGCGGTCGTTGTGTATCTTTTATTTAGCGTATGCTGGATTGTGGTGACAGATTTATGGTTGCAAATGTTTCAGATAGATGATTATACACAAATAATGATCAGCATCGGAAAAGGAGGGCTGTTTGTCTTATTATCTGCTGTTTTTCTTTATCGAATGATGGAAAAAAGCGAACAGCTGAGAAAAACAGTAGAAGATGAACAACAGCTATCGGCGCTCATTAATTCAATGCCTGATTTCGTTTGTTTTAAAGACAGGGAAGGCCGTTGGTTGCGCGTTAATGACTTTGGAAGGAAACTGTATCATCTTGAAAATGTTGATTATTATGGAAAAACGGATCTTGATCTCGGAGAAATGGTCCCGTTTTTTAAAGAAGCGTTCGCCTATTGTATAAAAACGGACGAGGAAACATGGCAAAAAGGGACGATGACGCGTGCGCAAGAATCGTTTATGGTGCCGAGCGGGGAAATGAAAACGTTCGATGTCATTAAAGTCCCTCTATTTGACGAAAATGGGGAGCGAAAAGGATTGTTAACAATCGGGCGGGATATTACACAACAAAAAGTTGCAGAAGAACTGTTGTTGAAAAAAGAAAAATTGTCGGTGCTTGGGGAATTGGCGGCCGGCATCGCCCATGAAATACGCAATCCACTTACATCCATTAAAGGCTTTATGCAAATGATGAAACAAACACGAGAAGCGAAAGAAGTGTATATCGATATCGTGTTAGATGAATTAGAGCGAATAAACCATATTGTTAGTGAATTGCTTGTTCTTGCAAAGCCACAAAATCATTGCTATAAGCCGTTTCCGCTCAGCAGTGCCCTTGACTACGTTGTTCAGTTAATTACTCATGAAGCGTTGTTAAACGATGTGGACATTTCCATGAAAAACGATGCTCCTAACGCTGTTATTTATGGAGAAAAAAATCAAATGATTCAAGTGTTCATTAATATTGTAAAAAACGCCATTGAAGCAATGCCAAAAGGTGGAAGGTTAGCGCTGCGAACTTGGCAAGAAGGCGATAACGTGCATGTAACGATCGCTGATACTGGAGTAGGTATTTCGAAAGAGCGCCTAGAAAAAATTGGAGAACCGTTTTTTACGTTAAAAGAAAAAGGGATGGGACTTGGGTTAACGACAAGTACAAAAATTATTCATGAACATAAGGGAACGATAAAAATTGATAGCGAAGTCGGAAAAGGAACGATAGTGCACGTATCGTTGCCGATATATAAAGAGGCGAGCCGAAAGTAGGCCGCCTCTTTTTTCTTATTCAACGACCCATGTCGTCGTTGCTTCGACTGGAAGGCGAGTCGAGCGATGAGCTGGAGCGCTGCTTTTTCCAATCGTAATGAGCATGACGGGGATGTAGCGGCTCGGTATTTGAAATTCTGCTACGAATTTTTCTGCATCGAAGCCACCAATTGGGCATGTGCTCCATCCTTTCGCAGTTGCGGCAAGCATAAGTTGCATCGCTGCGAGGGAAGCGTTGCTCAATGCTGCATCGCGAGCATATTGTTTGTTTTTATACGCTGTTTCGATTTGTTGCGCTAACGTTTCTTTCACTTCTTTTGTGATTGCCCCCATTTGCACAAGCTGGTCATATACTGCGTCGGTGTTCTGGTTTGCTTCCAAATCTCCTAAAATGGCGATGACAGCAGAAGCGTCGACAATTTGCTGTTGGTTGTATGCGATAGGAAGAAGCCGTTGCTGCGCTTCTTTTCCATGGATGACCAAAAAATGCCAATGTTGCAAATTCCACGCAGAAGGTGCTTTCCCTGCAATTTCAATGATTTCTGCCAATTCCTCTTTGCTGATTATAACGTCCGGATTGTATTTGCGAATGGATTGTCGCTCGTTTACTACCGTTAAAAAATCTTTTGTTGTTATTGTTGAGGTTACCATAGTTACTACCCCCTATTTTGTATATTTATTAAATTAACTAACTTTTAGTAAGTTAATTGTTTTTATTGTAAAGTTACTATTACCGTTTGTCAAATGATTTACTCCAGAAGGTTTTAGGAAAAATCTTTACACTAACCTACCCTTTTTCTTTTTTTCTTCGATAGTATAGGCGAAAGGAGGTGAACGAGATGGCACAATCACTCATTCAGCAATCACAATTGCGGCTCGTTTTTGAAGTAGGCACAGACGAAGCAGGGAAGCCAATGTACCGTCGCAAAAGCTTTAATAACATGAAGGTAACAGCAACGCCAGAGCAGCTGCTTGCGGTTTCACAAGCTCTTGCTTCATTGCAGACTTATCCACTTGCACAAATTGAGCGAAGTGATATGCATTTCATTACAAACTAATAAAGGGGGAGCAGGACATGGAGAAAACGCTAGAACTACAATTTTTGAACCTGCAAGGGAAACCGGTTCGTATCGTTATTGAGAACCCAATCGATCCGGTCAACGCAAAGCAAGTATCTGCCGTAATGGACACTATTATTGCCGCCAACATTTTCACATCAAGCGGTGGAGATTTAGTCACAAAGCAAGGGGCGCGGTTGTTGCAACGCGACGTGACCGAAGTTGCATTAACATAAGAAGGGGGCCAGTTTTGCTGGCCCTTTACTTACAAAAGCGAGGCGATTATGGTGGAAACGTATCTTTCATTTATTTCTGACGTCGGTTTTCCGATTGTTGTCACATTTTATTTATTGTATCGAATTGAAGCAAAGTTAGATGGGGTGATTGATTCGATTCAACGTTTACCGCAACAGTTGTTTGAACAGTTGAAGCAAACAGAGTAGAAGAAAAACCTTATTCTTCCATCGGGGGGATAAGGTTTTTTTGCTGGAGCTTATTAAAACTTTTACTTTTCTGCCGAAATATATAATAGAGAACGTCTGGCAACGTGAGATTAACTTAAAGGAATGAGTTAGATGGAACAAAATCAGTTTGTACAAAAACTATTAGCGGATGAACAATTGCTATTTACTGTTATGGAGCAATTATTTGATATTATTTTTTTCATGAAAGTAGAAGCGGAATCGCGGTTTCGCTATGTTCATGTCAGTCCGAAGGCACTTGATTTAGCAGGTCTAACAGAAGAAGATATAGGGAAATGCATTGATGATATTTATCCGAAAATGATAGCAGACCATTTAAATTCCCAGTACCGTAAAGTAGTGGAAACGAAATCGATTGTGACGTACCGCGATCAAATGAACATTGCCGGTGAATATCGCGTCGGCGAATCGACCTTACTCCCAATTTTCGATCGACAAGGGGAGGTGCTATATGTCCTTTCGTTTACGCGAGATATTACAGAGACGGTAAAACGCGAAGAGCAGTTTACAGAAATTCATCAACTGTTTCACTTATTGTTTGCTCATTCGCATGATGCGTTAGTTATGTTTGATTTAACGGGGCGGATTTTGCAAGTAAACAAAGAAATTGAGCGGCTGTTAGGTTGGGAGAAAGAGAAAATTTGCTCGCAAAATATTTTTCGAATTTTTCCGGAATATCGTTCGAAGTTTGAACAAAGTTTAATGCAGCTTAGCAAAGGGGAAAGTTTAACATCAGTATGGATGTCGCTACCACACCAAACTGGTGCAAAAGTGTATGTTTCGGCGAACGTGATGCCCGTTTTTGACCAAAACGGTCGCGTTGTCGCTGGGTTAGCGATGCTAAGAGATTTCACCGATTTAGTCACTGTGAAAGAACGTCTCCGCCAAAGCGAAGAACTGTATCGAAAAGTAGTTGAATTTCTCCCTGATATGATCGTCATTCAAGTCGATGGCGATATTACGTATATAAATTCAGCTGGGCTTCGCATGATCAAAGCGAAACAACTATATGAAGTAGAAGGAAAACCATTACATTTCTTTTTGCAACAAATCGACCATCAAGAATGGGTGTTAACAGCGCTCGACGGAAGTCGGAAAGAAGTGAATGTACGAGAAATGACGATTCCGTATTATACCCATGAAGCGAAATTTCTCGTCATTCGCGACGTTTCCGAGCAAAAAAGCATCGAGAAAGAAATGGAATATATGGCGCAATATGATGTATTGACAGGTCTTTACAACCGACAATATTTACGAGAAAAATTGAATGAGTTGCTGTTAAATTATACAGGGTTAGCTGTGTTGCTTATCGATATTCACCGGTTTAAATTTATTAACGACTTCCTCGGCCATGCAAACGGTGATGAATTGTTGCGCCAAGTAGCAAGGCGGTTAAAAGGGATTGAGTCGGAGCGGACGATGTTAGCGCGAGTGAGCGATGACGAGTTTGTTGTTGCATGTATTTATGAGCAAGAACAAGAACTGAAAACATTGCTAGAAAAATTAGACCGACTGCTACAAGAACCCTATTTTATTGCTGGGGAAAAGCTGAACATTACGACAAATATCGGAATAAGTTATGCATGTGATGCAAATTTGTCTGTGGAAACGTTATTAAGCAATGCCGATAAAGCCGTGTATTATTCGAAAATGAATGGGACAAATCGTATCGTAGAATACGAAGCACATATGCAAGATATTTTTGTAAAAAAAATTCGCTTAGAAAATGATTTGCAAATAGCGATTGAAAAAGAAGAACTGTCGCTTCACTATCAACCGAAAGTAAATATTTCTTTAGGAACAATTAGCCTTGAAGCGCTTGTTCGATGGAACCATCCGCAGTTTGGGATGATTAGCCCAGCGGAGTTTATTCCAATTGCGGAAGAAACAAATATGATTCATGATATCGGTCGATGGGTGTTGAGGCAAGCGTGCCGCGATTTGAAAAAGTTGCAGCAGGCTGGTTTTTACGATATAAAAATGGCAGTGAATCTATCCGCAAGGCAATTTTTGGACAAACAGCTTGAAAGTGTCGTGTCGAATATTTTTACAAAAGAGCAAACAAGTCCGTCTTTTTTCGTGTTTGAAATTACGGAAACTGCGATTATGAAAGAGCCAGCGGAAGTAGTGCCCGTTTTGCAAAAGTTGAAGCAACGGGGCATTACCATTGCCATTGATGATTTTGGCGTTAGCTATTCGTCGCTTAATTATTTGAATCGCTTTCCGATTGATGCAGTGAAAATTGATCGGTCGTTCATTCGCAATATTAGCGACAATCAAAAAGGCGAAGAAATTGTCCGGGCGATTATTTCTCTTGCCCATCAACTGCATTTATTTGTCACTGCAGAAGGGGTGGAAACAGAGGAACAAGTTCGTTTTCTTTTAGAAAAAGGCTGCGAAGAAATGCAAGGATATTACTTCAGCCGTCCAGTACCGTTGGAACAATTACCAAGTGTATTGGAAAATGTGCAGTCACTCATTGGGAGATGGAGAAACAAGTAACGAGGGGCAGACAACGCCTCTTTTTTTTTTTTGAAACTTTTGTCCAATCTATACGTATATACAAATAGTTCATTAAAAGGGGCGTGGGCGATGTTTATTTTACAACTGGCTGCAATTTTATTTGCGTCGAAAATTGCTGGAGATATAAGTGTTCGGCTCGGACAGCCGGCGGTATTAGGAAAATTATTAATTGGCATTGTGCTTGGTCCGACGGTTCTTGGGATCGTTAACGATACAGAAATTTTAAAAGAAGTGAGCCAAATCGGAGTTATTTTATTAATGTTTATTGCTGGGTTAGAAACGGATATGAATGAGTTTAAACGGACGGGGAAAGCGGCGACGTTTGTCGGTGTGCTCGGCATTGTTGTGCCGTTATCGGTAGGATATGTTGCCGGGACGGTAATCGGGTTAACACATATCCAAGCGGTTTTTCTTGGTCTTTTATTGTCTGCGACAAGCGTTAGCATTTCTGTTCAAGTGTTAAAGGAAATGAATCAATTGCAGTCAAAAGAAGGTTCGACTATTTTAGGGGCAGCTGTGATCGATGATATTGTTGTCATCGTTAGTTTAGCTTTTTTAATGAGTGTTGCAGGAAGTGATGTCGCGCTAGGAACGGTCATTTTGAAAAAAGTTGTCTTTTTTGCATTAGCAATTTTCGTTGCGTGGAAATTAATTCCTGTTGTATTACGTTTGTTTGCTCCGCTACGTGTGGATGAGGCAATTATTTCCGCTGGTTTAATTATTTGTTTTTCATTTGCATATTTTGCCGAGGCAACAGGGGTTGCCTCGATTATTGGAGCGTATATCGCTGGGCTAGGCGTTAGTTTTACGGATTATAAAAAAGAAATTTCTCATAAAGTAGAAACGATTAGCTACTCTATTTTTGTTCCGGTCTTTTTCACGTCCATTGGGGTTGCTGTTGAACTTTCGGGAGTTGGACGGCATTTGTGGCTCATCGCTACATTAAGCATGCTGGCTATTTTAACGAAACTTGTTGGCGCTTCGTTCGGCGCAAAGCTAGCAGGGGTTCCGTGGAGACCTGCACTTGCTATTGGAGCAGGCATGGTTTCTCGTGGGGAAGTAGCACTCATTATTGCAGGGATTGGCTTAGAGGCGAAGTTGTTAACTGCCGATTTATTTTCCTCTATTGTTGTCGTTGTGCTTGTCACGACGCTTGTTACTCCACCGTTGTTAAAAATGCTGTTTAAAGAAGAAGTTGTTAAGCGAATTGCTTGAAATTGAAAAAAGGGTGTGAAATCACCCTTTTTCGCTAGGAACGGTTTTTCTTTGCTTGCTTTGCGTCAACGCTTTCTTTCGCGATTTCTGCTTCTGCTTTCGATACAGTAGGATTGGCAACTTCTTCGCTCACTTTATTTTGTCTCCCTTTTTTCGCCATTATCTTTCCTCCTTTCCTAATTACTTTCAAATAGTATAAGCATAGCAACAAAAAATATATGCATCAAGTTTGTACGTTTTTCGCCATTGACGAATGAGAAATCGTTGCGTAAGATGATAGTATTGTGTAAACGTTTAAATCGAAGGAGTTGGGCGTTGTGAGCAAGTCCTTTCGCGTCGAAAAAGCGCTAAACAATAACGTCTTAATAGCCTCACACCCAGAGTATGATGAGGTTGTGTTACTAGGGAAAGGAATCGGGTTCGGCAAGAAAAAAGGAGACATTATCGAACAAAGCGCGGTAGAAAAATGGTTTATTTTAAAAAACGAACGAGAACAAGAACAATATAAGAAGTTGCTGCCAGAGCTGGACGAAGAGTTCATTGGGGTCATGAACGAAATTATGCAGCATATTAAAAAACGTGTAAACGCACCGCTTAATGAACATATCCATGTTGCGCTAACTGACCACATTTCGTTTACGATAAAACGAATGGAACAAGGACTTGATTTGAAAAATCCATTTTTGCTGGAAACGAAAAGCTTATACCCGCTAGAATATCAAATTGCTCAAGAAGTTGTCGACATGATTAAGGAAAAACTGCACGTCCAATTGCCAGAAGGAGAAGCTGGATTCATTGCATTGCATATCCATAGTGGTATTTCCCGGCAAAGCCTTGCGGAAGTGAATCAACATTCTCAGTTAATTGCAAAACTCGTTACGATCGTCGAAGAGCAGCTCGACATTACGATTGACCGCGAAAGCATTCATTATTTAAGGTT contains these protein-coding regions:
- the glcT gene encoding glucose PTS transporter transcription antiterminator GlcT gives rise to the protein MSKSFRVEKALNNNVLIASHPEYDEVVLLGKGIGFGKKKGDIIEQSAVEKWFILKNEREQEQYKKLLPELDEEFIGVMNEIMQHIKKRVNAPLNEHIHVALTDHISFTIKRMEQGLDLKNPFLLETKSLYPLEYQIAQEVVDMIKEKLHVQLPEGEAGFIALHIHSGISRQSLAEVNQHSQLIAKLVTIVEEQLDITIDRESIHYLRFIRHLRYAIERVKNGERVEEPRKLLKVLKEEYPLCYNVAWKLVKVMQQTLQMPVDEAEAVYLTMHLQRLAKKSG
- a CDS encoding DUF1659 domain-containing protein — protein: MAQSLIQQSQLRLVFEVGTDEAGKPMYRRKSFNNMKVTATPEQLLAVSQALASLQTYPLAQIERSDMHFITN
- a CDS encoding DUF2922 domain-containing protein, which encodes MEKTLELQFLNLQGKPVRIVIENPIDPVNAKQVSAVMDTIIAANIFTSSGGDLVTKQGARLLQRDVTEVALT
- a CDS encoding YvrJ family protein; translation: METYLSFISDVGFPIVVTFYLLYRIEAKLDGVIDSIQRLPQQLFEQLKQTE
- a CDS encoding YueH family protein — its product is MKIRKANVLDERKTTNVYIYENKKEEYIVIAVPDLEWSYTVCYEEETEALRTKLLTSLRKIITEEQATPFVDKLLYWVREM
- a CDS encoding YkvS family protein, whose product is MEKAEVGNIIEFKNGLRGVVEKVNENSVIVDLTYMENYKELDLQERTVVNHKNYKIIK
- a CDS encoding nitroreductase family protein, whose protein sequence is MVTSTITTKDFLTVVNERQSIRKYNPDVIISKEELAEIIEIAGKAPSAWNLQHWHFLVIHGKEAQQRLLPIAYNQQQIVDASAVIAILGDLEANQNTDAVYDQLVQMGAITKEVKETLAQQIETAYKNKQYARDAALSNASLAAMQLMLAATAKGWSTCPIGGFDAEKFVAEFQIPSRYIPVMLITIGKSSAPAHRSTRLPVEATTTWVVE
- a CDS encoding ATP-binding protein produces the protein MFKKQKAVVVYLLFSVCWIVVTDLWLQMFQIDDYTQIMISIGKGGLFVLLSAVFLYRMMEKSEQLRKTVEDEQQLSALINSMPDFVCFKDREGRWLRVNDFGRKLYHLENVDYYGKTDLDLGEMVPFFKEAFAYCIKTDEETWQKGTMTRAQESFMVPSGEMKTFDVIKVPLFDENGERKGLLTIGRDITQQKVAEELLLKKEKLSVLGELAAGIAHEIRNPLTSIKGFMQMMKQTREAKEVYIDIVLDELERINHIVSELLVLAKPQNHCYKPFPLSSALDYVVQLITHEALLNDVDISMKNDAPNAVIYGEKNQMIQVFINIVKNAIEAMPKGGRLALRTWQEGDNVHVTIADTGVGISKERLEKIGEPFFTLKEKGMGLGLTTSTKIIHEHKGTIKIDSEVGKGTIVHVSLPIYKEASRK
- a CDS encoding EAL domain-containing protein, producing the protein MEQNQFVQKLLADEQLLFTVMEQLFDIIFFMKVEAESRFRYVHVSPKALDLAGLTEEDIGKCIDDIYPKMIADHLNSQYRKVVETKSIVTYRDQMNIAGEYRVGESTLLPIFDRQGEVLYVLSFTRDITETVKREEQFTEIHQLFHLLFAHSHDALVMFDLTGRILQVNKEIERLLGWEKEKICSQNIFRIFPEYRSKFEQSLMQLSKGESLTSVWMSLPHQTGAKVYVSANVMPVFDQNGRVVAGLAMLRDFTDLVTVKERLRQSEELYRKVVEFLPDMIVIQVDGDITYINSAGLRMIKAKQLYEVEGKPLHFFLQQIDHQEWVLTALDGSRKEVNVREMTIPYYTHEAKFLVIRDVSEQKSIEKEMEYMAQYDVLTGLYNRQYLREKLNELLLNYTGLAVLLIDIHRFKFINDFLGHANGDELLRQVARRLKGIESERTMLARVSDDEFVVACIYEQEQELKTLLEKLDRLLQEPYFIAGEKLNITTNIGISYACDANLSVETLLSNADKAVYYSKMNGTNRIVEYEAHMQDIFVKKIRLENDLQIAIEKEELSLHYQPKVNISLGTISLEALVRWNHPQFGMISPAEFIPIAEETNMIHDIGRWVLRQACRDLKKLQQAGFYDIKMAVNLSARQFLDKQLESVVSNIFTKEQTSPSFFVFEITETAIMKEPAEVVPVLQKLKQRGITIAIDDFGVSYSSLNYLNRFPIDAVKIDRSFIRNISDNQKGEEIVRAIISLAHQLHLFVTAEGVETEEQVRFLLEKGCEEMQGYYFSRPVPLEQLPSVLENVQSLIGRWRNK
- a CDS encoding sigma-70 family RNA polymerase sigma factor, with amino-acid sequence MKFEQVVEAYKPMIVSIMKKLHLTNEWDEYYQIGLIALWEASQQFDPEKGSFSSFAYKKMYWAMVSHLRKQLRTKECALTDEMMHMLPAMMPNEDRIVVEDMLNELTERQRKWVVGYVIEQKSLKTIAEEEGVPIGTIKQWRISALKKLRNSYASPSERLGGN
- a CDS encoding cation:proton antiporter: MFILQLAAILFASKIAGDISVRLGQPAVLGKLLIGIVLGPTVLGIVNDTEILKEVSQIGVILLMFIAGLETDMNEFKRTGKAATFVGVLGIVVPLSVGYVAGTVIGLTHIQAVFLGLLLSATSVSISVQVLKEMNQLQSKEGSTILGAAVIDDIVVIVSLAFLMSVAGSDVALGTVILKKVVFFALAIFVAWKLIPVVLRLFAPLRVDEAIISAGLIICFSFAYFAEATGVASIIGAYIAGLGVSFTDYKKEISHKVETISYSIFVPVFFTSIGVAVELSGVGRHLWLIATLSMLAILTKLVGASFGAKLAGVPWRPALAIGAGMVSRGEVALIIAGIGLEAKLLTADLFSSIVVVVLVTTLVTPPLLKMLFKEEVVKRIA